One window of Thalassovita mediterranea genomic DNA carries:
- a CDS encoding PaaI family thioesterase, with amino-acid sequence MTDDLDRSQTFDLPEGYQLLPWHRGFGRQIGPLFEKRGPDGITCAFRVEEHHTNGMMNAHGGMLMTFADMAWGAAVESDEDSWWVTIRLLCDFLSGAKHGEFVEGKASIVAEEANVYTVEGRIWTGERTLLTGSGIFKVIERRG; translated from the coding sequence ATGACAGACGATCTAGACCGTTCCCAGACATTCGATCTTCCTGAAGGCTACCAGCTCCTGCCATGGCACAGGGGCTTTGGTCGCCAGATCGGCCCGCTCTTCGAAAAGCGCGGACCAGATGGCATCACCTGCGCCTTCCGGGTCGAGGAGCATCACACCAATGGCATGATGAACGCCCATGGCGGCATGCTGATGACCTTCGCTGACATGGCCTGGGGCGCAGCGGTCGAAAGCGACGAGGATAGCTGGTGGGTCACCATCCGTCTTCTTTGTGACTTCCTGTCCGGCGCCAAGCATGGCGAGTTCGTCGAGGGCAAGGCCAGCATCGTGGCCGAGGAAGCGAACGTCTATACCGTCGAAGGCCGCATCTGGACCGGAGAGCGCACGCTTCTCACCGGCAGCGGTATCTTCAAGGTCATAGAGCGGCGCGGATAG
- a CDS encoding CPBP family intramembrane metalloprotease, producing the protein MESKPYNTPEALGREPFTAAFWTLCAPFLFPVLGAFLIGLAWPGFNQVINGTDRTTEAIGLLWTALAAIHLVHFAILSIWSERMGAGAFAGSMRASQNWIVASILLGPVILIAPNLIAALIAGGEQGWEYSRDVDTSFFARENWGIAYLIFALVLAPILEEVTFRGVALGALVVRGVPPIMAMALSSAAFTFLHLQYSIPALIVVFVAGMGFAWLRLKSGSMLVPILAHIAANSMITFLASLAPPAG; encoded by the coding sequence ATGGAATCGAAGCCCTACAACACGCCCGAAGCGCTGGGCCGTGAGCCGTTCACGGCTGCGTTCTGGACGCTGTGTGCGCCCTTCCTGTTCCCCGTGCTCGGCGCCTTCCTGATCGGCCTTGCCTGGCCGGGCTTCAATCAGGTCATCAACGGGACCGATAGAACCACTGAAGCCATCGGCCTTCTCTGGACAGCGCTTGCGGCGATCCATCTCGTCCATTTTGCGATCCTGAGCATCTGGAGTGAGCGTATGGGCGCAGGGGCCTTCGCTGGCTCCATGCGCGCTTCGCAGAACTGGATCGTCGCCTCCATCCTTCTCGGCCCGGTCATCCTGATCGCACCGAACCTGATCGCGGCCCTCATCGCAGGCGGTGAGCAGGGCTGGGAGTATTCACGTGACGTCGATACCAGCTTCTTCGCGCGCGAGAACTGGGGCATCGCCTACCTCATCTTCGCGCTCGTACTGGCCCCCATCCTTGAGGAAGTGACCTTTCGCGGCGTTGCGCTGGGCGCGCTCGTTGTCCGGGGCGTGCCTCCCATCATGGCAATGGCGCTGTCCTCTGCCGCCTTCACCTTCCTGCACCTTCAATACAGCATCCCGGCCCTCATCGTTGTCTTCGTTGCGGGGATGGGGTTTGCGTGGCTGCGACTGAAGAGCGGGTCCATGCTCGTGCCGATCCTCGCGCATATCGCGGCCAACAGCATGATCACCTTTCTCGCCAGCCTCGCGCCTCCCGCTGGGTGA